The following proteins are co-located in the Vigna unguiculata cultivar IT97K-499-35 chromosome 9, ASM411807v1, whole genome shotgun sequence genome:
- the LOC114164153 gene encoding putative ER lumen protein-retaining receptor C28H8.4: MKGSKRPIHTVTTWFRRQPPKMKVFLAVLIGLAALLFLRIVVHDHDSLFVAAEFVHALGISVLIYKLTKEKTCAGLSLKSQELTAIFLGVRLYCSFVMEYDIHTLLDMATLGTTIWVIYMIRFKLKSSYMDDKDNLAIYYVVIPCAVLSLFIHPTTRHHTVNRILWAFCVYLEAVSVLPQLRVMQNTKIVEPFTAHYVFALGVARFLSCAHWVLQVIDTHGRLLTALGYGLWPSFVLLSEIVQTFILADFCYYYVKSLVGGQLVVRLPAGVV, from the exons atgaagGGAAGCAAGAGGCCGATCCACACCGTCACGACATGGTTTCGGCGGCAACCGCCCAAGATGAAGGTCTTTCTTGCGGTGCTAATCGGCCTGGCCGCCTTGCTCTTCCTCAGAATCGTTGTTCATGACCACGATAGCCTTTTCGTTGCCGCGGAGTTTGTCCATGCATTAGGAATCTCCGTCCTCATTTACAAACTCACCAAGGAAAAAACCTGTGCCG GGCTTTCGCTGAAATCGCAGGAGCTGACGGCAATATTCCTAGGCGTAAGACTTTACTGCAGTTTTGTGATGGAATATGATATACACACCCTACTCGATATGGCAACATTGGGAACGACCATCTGGGTTATCTATATGATACGCTTCAAACTCAAATCTAGTTATATGGATGATAAGGATAACCTTGCAATATACTATGTG GTGATACCTTGTGCTGTGCTGTCCTTGTTTATTCATCCAACAACCCGGCATCATACAGTTAATAGGATTCTCTGGGCATTTTGTGTTTATCTTGAAGCTGTCTCTGTTCTCCCTCAACTGCGGGTTATGCAGAACACTAAG ATCGTTGAACCATTCACAGCACACTATGTTTTTGCCCTGGGAGTTGCAAGGTTCTTGAGTTGTGCACATTGGGTTCTCCAG GTAATAGATACTCATGGACGTCTACTAACTGCATTGGGTTACGGATTGTGGCCTTCATTTGTTCTTCTATCAGAAATTGTTCAAACTTTCATCCTGGCAGATTTTTGCTATTACTACGTCAAAAG TCTTGTCGGAGGACAACTTGTTGTTCGGCTTCCTGCAGGAGTGGTGTAA
- the LOC114163737 gene encoding uncharacterized protein LOC114163737, producing the protein MVWPLKERRGPAWKQGWTTNTLCSLSAPPLQLLAIVAIVMFLLFVPSYVNFKSTVHTATVGFHLFLLLLPLFLIVVAYAISKHGSRLVLPAPPPFLGGIRLRTDGGGFPWGVAALVVLLLVLASYLSNFRSMWSPLIWTPY; encoded by the coding sequence ATGGTGTGGCCGTTGAAGGAGAGAAGGGGTCCAGCATGGAAGCAGGGGTGGACAACAAACACTTTGTGCTCTTTATCTGCGCCACCTCTGCAACTCCTCGCCATAGTTGCCATAGTcatgtttttgttatttgttcCGTCTTACGTTAACTTCAAGTCCACCGTGCACACCGCCACTGTCGGTTTCCACCTCTTCCTCTTGCTGTTGCCCCTTTTCTTGATTGTCGTTGCCTACGCCATCTCTAAACATGGATCGCGCCTTGTGCTTCCGGCGCCGCCACCATTCTTGGGTGGCATACGACTGAGAACAGACGGCGGGGGGTTTCCCTGGGGCGTGGCGGCGTTGGTGGTGTTGCTTTTGGTTTTGGCCTCTTACCTCTCCAATTTCAGGTCCATGTGGTCACCTCTCATTTGGACACCCTACTAG
- the LOC114196299 gene encoding DNA ligase 1, translating into MTSDDSKPVKKEEESNNKSSVSKMVAKVKKEEPESMKKKPKAVPIKKELKVKKEIDDDDDLPLARRTSNSKEVNKKKKTKEKEKEQEKKRAKKVYDLPGQKRDPPEEKDPLRIFYESLYEQIPQSEMSQIWLMESGLLPKEIAKKVFEKKQKKFPQKLSSPVKVVSAAKSSTKSSTKSVTVKKKNPTSPLSSLKKSTTNPTAKQSNKRKSKALSSEDDDVTDSDDEVIIAAAKRRKMA; encoded by the exons ATGACTTCGGATGACTCTAAGCCGGTGAAGAAAGAGGAGGAGTCCAACAACAAGAGTTCCGTTTCCAAAATGGTCGCAAAAGTTAAGAAAGAAGAGCCCGAATCCATGAAGAAGAAACCTAAAGCTGTGCCCATAAAGAAGGAACTTAAAGTGAAGAAGGAAATCGACGACGACGACGACCTTCCCCTCGCCAGAAGGACCTCCAACTCCAAG GAAGtgaataaaaagaagaagacaaaggagaaagaaaaggagCAGGAGAAGAAGAGAGCGAAAAAGGTTTATGATTTACCTGGCCAGAAACGTGATCCACCCGAGGAG AAAGATCCTCTTCGAATTTTCTACGAGAGTTTATACGAGCAAATTCCCCAGAGCGAAATGTCACAAATCtg GCTGATGGAATCGGGGTTGCTTCCTAAGGAAATTGCAAAAAAAGTATTCgagaagaaacaaaagaaattcCCGCAGAAGCTGTCTTCTCCAGTTAAGGTGGTATCGGCTGCGAAGAGTAGCACCAAGAGTAGCACCAAGTCTGTGACTGTTAAGAAGAAAAACCCAACTTCCCCTTTGTCTTCTCTTAAAAAGAGCACTACGAACCCCACGGCGAAGCAGTCTAACAAGAGGAAGTCTAAGGCTCTCAGCTCAGAAGATGACGATGTCACTGATTCTGATGATGAAGTTATTATAGCCGCAGCAAAGAGGAGAAAAATGGCTTAA
- the LOC114162501 gene encoding uncharacterized protein LOC114162501: protein MKQRTGSSVSSYSTRENEVAEILVKLRSFILEFGCVRGILPQSWGRKKKRSVISANPKAEEASSPATPLSFSPSESDENPTSLFRRNVSLKRKREHCVKIIQDLSKDNDLLSGEIKNVQCYFDKLKDYNLKLKARKQELSHGPMQGVVEHKQPQFSGVAHHPPLILNQSACGVATASSGVASSSSNDVGPIGIPDLNLPLEESMGLEFCEPLDMSVNVANRNLSRAMAAQARQNRLHIYRFKNSIGISKPRYSCR from the exons ATGAAACAGAGGACTGGGTCCAGTGTCTCATCGTACAGTACGAGGGAGAACGAAGTAGCGGAAATCCTCGTGAAGCTCCGAAGTTTTATATTGGAATTCGGGTGCGTCCGCGGAATCCTTCCACAGTCGTGGGGTCGGAAGAAAAAGAGATCTGTGATTAGTGCTAATCCGAAAGCAGAGGAAGCTTCGAGCCCCGCAACCCCTCTCTCCTTCTCTCCCAGTGAATCCGATGAAAACCCAACCTCTCTCTTCAGACGAAACGTTTCTCTCAAAAGg AAGAGAGAACACTGTGTGAAGATTATACAGGATTTGAGCAAAGACAACGATTTACTCTCCGGG GAGATTAAGAACGTCCAGTGTTACTTTGACAAGTTGAAAGACTACAATTTGAAGTTGAAAGCAAGAAAACAAGAG ctAAGTCATGGCCCAATGCAAGGTGTTGTAGAACACAAGCAACCGCAGTTCTCCGGTGTGGCGCATCATCCACCGTTGATCTTGAATCAGTCGGCGTGCGGAGTCGCAACGGCGTCGTCGGGAGTAGCATCCTCGAGTAGTAACGATGTGGGCCCAATTGGAATTCCcgatctgaacctaccactggaAGAGTCCAtgggtttggagttttgtgaaCCGTTGGATATGAGTGTGAATGTGGCTAACAGGAATCTGAGTAGGGCCATGGCAGCTCAGGCCCGTCAGAATAGGCTTCACATTTACAGGTTCAAGAATTCAATAGGAATTAGTAAACCCCGTTACTCTTgtagatga